A genomic segment from Spinacia oleracea cultivar Varoflay chromosome 3, BTI_SOV_V1, whole genome shotgun sequence encodes:
- the LOC110777303 gene encoding LOB domain-containing protein 38, whose product MSCNGCRVLRKGCSESCILRPCLQWIDTPESQGHATVFVAKFFGRAGLMSFISNVPDSQRPALFQSLLYEACGRTVNPVSGAVGLLWTGNWHLCQAGVETILRGGTLRPISEFLVGAPPSPIPTSVETDEISEVFCPPKPNTTTAATNPNPNTWRKQIGVNMMKQDLNGNYNNNKRSRSSPPPPKFKKEEEDYKQLDLSLTPPTFLHAPSQQRPGTPSLNSEESAATTVSFESDNYNYQPKLLNLFH is encoded by the exons ATGAGCTGCAATGGTTGCCGAGTTCTTCGAAAAGGATGCAGTGAATCTTGCATCTTAAGACCTTGTCTTCAATGGATAGACACACCGGAATCTCAAGGCCACGCCACCGTTTTCGTCGCTAAATTCTTCGGCCGTGCTGGTCTCATGTCCTTCATCTCCAACGTCCCTGACTCTCAACGACCTG CTTTATTCCAGTCTCTTCTCTACGAAGCATGCGGCCGTACAGTAAACCCAGTAAGCGGCGCCGTCGGGTTACTCTGGACTGGAAACTGGCATTTATGTCAAGCCGGCGTTGAGACCATCCTTCGCGGCGGAACTCTCCGTCCTATCTCTGAATTTCTTGTCGGAGCTCCGCCGTCTCCGATACCGACTTCTGTTGAAACCGATGAGATTTCTGAGGTATTTTGTCCGCCGAAACCTaacaccaccaccgccgccaccAACCCCAACCCCAACACGTGGAGGAAACAGATCGGCGTAAACATGATGAAGCAAGATCTCAACGGAAACTACAATAATAACAAAAGGTCACGATCATCCCCACCTCCTCCGAAATTCAAGAAAGAGGAGGAAGATTATAAGCAGCTCGATCTAAGTCTTACACCACCTACCTTTCTCCACGCGCCGTCACAACAACGACCCGGTACGCCGTCGTTGAACTCCGAGGAGTCAGCCGCCACCACCGTCAGTTTCGAGAGTGATAATTACAACTACCAACCTAAGCTCTTGAACTTGTTCCATTAA